One region of Bacillus pumilus genomic DNA includes:
- a CDS encoding helix-turn-helix domain-containing protein, which yields MKTQEERTVHFDQDLQIEAYRFHGIMQKFPNHFHTYYVIGFIEDGQRSLICQNKEYIIEKGDILLFNPYDNHACEQIDHSTLDYRCLNIEADVIEKMFQHKPHFKAPVFSQSELTKPLYDLHQMMTEEAPALNKQETFYFFMKQLIEAYADTSEEKASVVHAAEQKVQDVQQYIETHLTENISLDDLGELVSMNKYSLLRAFTKYRGITPYRYLQTVRVNYAKELLAKGVKPVDAAVSTGFSDQSHLSHFFSEFIGLTPGQYQQIFTKQVTADEK from the coding sequence ATGAAAACACAAGAGGAACGAACGGTACATTTTGATCAGGACTTGCAAATAGAGGCGTATCGCTTTCATGGCATCATGCAAAAGTTCCCGAATCATTTTCATACATACTATGTGATTGGATTTATTGAGGATGGTCAAAGAAGTTTGATTTGCCAAAATAAAGAATACATCATTGAAAAGGGAGACATTCTTCTTTTCAATCCATATGACAATCATGCATGCGAGCAGATTGATCACAGTACACTAGATTATCGTTGTTTAAATATTGAAGCAGATGTGATAGAGAAGATGTTTCAGCACAAGCCGCATTTTAAAGCTCCTGTGTTTTCACAAAGTGAACTGACAAAGCCGTTATATGATCTTCATCAAATGATGACAGAAGAAGCCCCAGCTTTGAATAAACAGGAAACGTTCTATTTCTTTATGAAGCAGCTGATTGAAGCCTACGCTGATACATCAGAGGAAAAAGCGTCAGTAGTACATGCCGCCGAACAAAAAGTCCAAGACGTACAGCAATATATTGAAACACACCTTACGGAAAATATATCGTTAGACGACTTAGGAGAGCTTGTCTCCATGAATAAATACTCACTTCTGCGTGCTTTTACAAAGTACAGAGGGATCACGCCGTATCGTTATTTACAAACAGTGAGAGTGAATTATGCGAAGGAGCTTCTCGCCAAAGGAGTGAAGCCTGTAGATGCGGCAGTCTCCACCGGTTTTTCTGATCAAAGTCATTTGAGTCATTTCTTTTCAGAATTTATTGGGCTCACACCAGGGCAATATCAGCAAATTTTCACAAAGCAGGTAACAGCAGATGAAAAATAA
- a CDS encoding GntR family transcriptional regulator: MNSFEMERPAPYHMQFYEQLKQMIFDGQFQPGERINETQLAKQFGVSRSPVREAMRLLEKDELLIADHRSGYSVYTLTEKDVEELYQIRIALETLAVELACKEASQRELEEIGHVLTQADEAIKQQLPSKDIVQLHEAFHQKIILASHNHRLCKQLNHVNALIHFCRIFHFSGGARAETIQTEHAAIYSEMKERRSTEAVQAMTNHLLHDVMHLKQVLSETNTD, encoded by the coding sequence ATGAATTCATTCGAGATGGAAAGACCAGCACCATACCATATGCAATTTTATGAACAGCTGAAGCAAATGATATTTGATGGACAGTTTCAGCCGGGGGAACGCATCAATGAGACACAGCTTGCCAAACAATTTGGTGTAAGCCGATCACCAGTGAGAGAGGCAATGAGACTTTTAGAAAAAGATGAGCTCTTGATCGCTGATCATCGGTCGGGCTACTCTGTCTATACGTTAACGGAAAAAGATGTCGAGGAGCTTTATCAAATTCGGATCGCCCTAGAAACGCTTGCTGTTGAGCTTGCATGCAAGGAAGCCTCGCAAAGAGAGCTGGAGGAAATTGGGCATGTCCTCACGCAGGCAGACGAAGCAATCAAACAGCAGCTGCCATCTAAAGACATCGTCCAGTTACATGAAGCCTTTCATCAAAAAATCATTCTAGCGAGTCACAATCACCGCTTATGTAAACAATTGAATCATGTGAATGCACTCATTCATTTTTGCCGCATCTTTCATTTTAGCGGCGGGGCGCGTGCTGAGACGATTCAAACAGAGCATGCTGCCATTTATTCTGAAATGAAAGAGCGCCGCTCCACAGAAGCCGTCCAAGCGATGACGAATCATTTGTTACATGATGTGATGCACTTAAAGCAAGTACTCTCTGAAACAAACACGGATTAA
- a CDS encoding DMT family transporter — translation MKNKQLLGHLAAMFTIFLWGSTFISTKILLTAFSPTEILFFRFFIGYLALMMIYPVTMKVQRKKHELMFALAGLCGVVLYYFLENVALTYTFASNAGVISSVVPFFSFLLAYFLLKDEPLHRRFFIGFFIAMTGIVLISFNGMTTFQLNPIGDALALTATIVWAFYSILSKIINQYGYHIIQVTRRVFFYGLLWMLPLIWHFKIRIDWGRLTNPSFAFHLLFLGLFASAICFLTWSFSVKTLGVVKASVYIYGVPIITMVISMIVLHERLTFMSVLGTALTLGGLLLSDKKGTKRKKEKPSMLLQDKQAL, via the coding sequence ATGAAAAATAAACAGCTTCTTGGTCATCTAGCGGCCATGTTCACCATTTTTCTATGGGGATCAACCTTTATCTCAACCAAAATATTGTTAACGGCTTTTTCTCCAACAGAAATATTATTTTTTCGCTTTTTTATTGGATATCTCGCTCTGATGATGATCTATCCGGTCACTATGAAGGTGCAGCGTAAAAAGCATGAATTGATGTTTGCGCTCGCAGGTTTATGTGGTGTGGTCTTATACTATTTTTTAGAAAATGTCGCACTCACCTATACGTTTGCTTCGAATGCAGGTGTCATCAGCTCAGTTGTACCATTCTTCTCATTTTTATTGGCTTATTTTTTATTGAAAGATGAGCCTTTGCATCGCCGGTTTTTCATAGGCTTTTTCATCGCGATGACAGGAATTGTCCTGATTAGCTTTAATGGAATGACGACGTTCCAATTGAATCCAATCGGTGATGCGCTAGCATTAACGGCGACCATTGTCTGGGCCTTCTATTCTATTTTATCGAAAATCATCAATCAATATGGATACCATATCATTCAAGTGACGAGACGTGTCTTTTTTTACGGCTTACTCTGGATGCTTCCCCTGATCTGGCACTTTAAAATTCGTATAGACTGGGGGCGATTGACGAACCCGTCGTTTGCCTTTCACTTATTGTTTTTAGGCCTGTTCGCATCAGCTATTTGTTTTCTCACATGGAGTTTTTCAGTGAAAACGCTCGGTGTGGTGAAAGCGAGTGTGTATATTTATGGCGTTCCTATTATTACGATGGTCATTTCAATGATCGTTCTTCATGAGAGATTGACTTTCATGTCTGTACTTGGAACGGCTCTGACCTTAGGCGGACTGCTGCTTTCAGATAAAAAAGGTACGAAGAGGAAGAAGGAGAAACCCTCGATGCTTTTGCAGGATAAACAGGCGCTTTGA